Proteins encoded by one window of Pseudoxanthobacter soli DSM 19599:
- a CDS encoding FCD domain-containing protein: MDRREKRQAQYVLANMVVDLVRSRSLKAGHHLTEQWLAQELSVSRTPVRAALRLLADAGLVESRARQGFFLAKDADEIDRSQSLTVPSTPEQDLYASVVRDRISGGLPDSMTQTEFARRYAVNRIVLLRVLSRMADEGLIARNKGQGWTFQPGLDSARALRASYDFRVTLEPAGLLLASFFADPVVLNRLRSDHETVLAAPSPPPPGILFELDAAFHETLASFSGNAYFVQAVQQQNRLRRLLEYQGYENRHRIRIWIAEHLAVLEALANGDRQQAARRLTAHLENALSASPSPDGTVEPIAVPQPNGRGSTRALGCNPVPDVHAGAGS, translated from the coding sequence ATGGATCGTCGCGAGAAGAGGCAGGCTCAATACGTCCTCGCGAACATGGTCGTCGATCTCGTTCGCAGTCGCAGCCTGAAGGCCGGACACCATCTGACCGAGCAATGGCTCGCCCAGGAACTGTCGGTTTCGCGAACGCCGGTCAGGGCGGCGCTCAGGCTTCTGGCGGACGCCGGCCTGGTCGAATCCCGCGCCCGACAGGGGTTCTTTCTGGCGAAGGACGCGGACGAGATCGACCGTTCGCAAAGCCTGACGGTGCCGTCGACACCCGAGCAGGACCTCTACGCATCCGTGGTGCGCGACCGCATCTCCGGCGGACTTCCGGATTCGATGACGCAGACCGAATTCGCCCGTCGCTACGCCGTGAACCGGATCGTGCTGCTGCGCGTGCTGTCCCGCATGGCGGACGAAGGCCTGATCGCGCGCAACAAGGGCCAGGGGTGGACCTTTCAGCCGGGGCTCGATTCCGCGCGCGCCCTGCGGGCAAGCTACGATTTCCGGGTGACGCTGGAGCCGGCGGGCCTGTTGCTGGCCAGCTTCTTCGCCGATCCGGTGGTGCTCAACCGGCTGCGATCGGACCATGAGACCGTGCTGGCGGCCCCTTCGCCCCCGCCGCCCGGCATCCTGTTCGAACTCGACGCCGCCTTTCACGAGACGCTGGCCTCGTTCTCCGGCAATGCCTATTTCGTGCAAGCCGTCCAGCAGCAGAACCGGCTGCGGCGACTGCTCGAATATCAGGGATACGAAAATCGCCATCGCATTCGGATCTGGATCGCGGAACATCTGGCGGTTCTCGAAGCGCTCGCGAACGGCGACCGTCAGCAGGCCGCCCGCCGCCTCACGGCGCACCTCGAGAACGCCCTTTCCGCCTCGCCGAGCCCGGACGGGACCGTGGAGCCCATCGCCGTTCCCCAGCCGAACGGACGGGGCTCAACACGCGCGCTCGGGTGCAATCCCGTGCCGGACGTCCATGCCGGCGCGGGATCGTAG
- a CDS encoding GntR family transcriptional regulator: MVEDNPSRRLAHSVHRRLEDMIFTGKLHGGEVITERRLAEALEVSRTPLRDALLMLESEGLLKRRGTRYLEVRQMTVPEYMQILNIRRLLEPEAVRLSVGRIDRALLADVRAELEAVLSQVAPDGKLADPEVGLRADTRLHDVVADAAGNPLMASMIRDLRRRTRIFDLGRMPDRAAAACQEHLDIVAALEADDGAAAAAAMVNHIDAVKASIIRHLSSI; the protein is encoded by the coding sequence GTGGTTGAGGACAATCCATCGCGCCGGCTCGCGCACAGCGTTCATCGCCGTCTCGAAGACATGATTTTCACCGGCAAGCTGCACGGCGGCGAGGTCATCACCGAACGACGCCTCGCCGAAGCGCTGGAAGTGTCGCGAACGCCGCTCCGCGACGCCCTGCTGATGCTCGAGAGCGAAGGCCTGCTGAAGCGGCGCGGCACGCGCTATCTCGAAGTCCGTCAGATGACGGTGCCGGAATACATGCAGATCCTGAACATCCGCCGGCTTCTGGAGCCGGAGGCGGTCAGGCTCAGCGTCGGCCGGATCGACCGCGCTCTCCTCGCCGATGTGCGCGCGGAACTGGAGGCCGTGCTGAGCCAGGTGGCTCCGGACGGAAAGCTGGCCGATCCGGAGGTCGGCCTGAGGGCAGACACGCGGCTGCACGACGTCGTCGCCGATGCGGCCGGCAATCCGCTGATGGCCTCCATGATCCGAGACCTGCGCCGGCGAACCCGCATCTTCGACCTCGGCAGAATGCCGGATCGTGCTGCGGCGGCGTGCCAGGAACACCTCGACATCGTCGCCGCGCTCGAAGCCGACGATGGCGCCGCTGCCGCCGCCGCGATGGTGA